A genomic stretch from Sphaerodactylus townsendi isolate TG3544 linkage group LG15, MPM_Stown_v2.3, whole genome shotgun sequence includes:
- the LOC125444398 gene encoding olfactory receptor 4E1-like: protein MVPENDTTVKVFILSGLTTNHNVELMLFVIFTVIYTSILIGNILIVVTIVYDHHLHTPMYFFLSNLSFIDVCHSSVVMPKMLADFLTETKTISFGECIGQMFFLHLFACTEIFLLTIMAYDRYAAICNPLHYTTIMSHRVCLQLAVAMWLGGLVHSVALTALTLNLPYCGPNAIDNFFCDVPLVIKLACADTYVFEILIVSNSGLISVVCFVVLVVSYVVILISLRNRFSEGRRKALSTCAAHLTVVTFFLGHCIFIYLRPAKSLAADKVVSVFFTAVTPLLNPIIYTLRNEDMLSALNKLRGRQVTSGEKGH, encoded by the coding sequence ATGGTCCCTGAAAACGACACCACCGTGAAGGTCTTCATCCTCTCAGGACTGACCACGAACCACAACGTCGAGCTGATGCTCTTTGTTATCTTCACCGTCATCTATACATCGATCCTCATTGGCAACATCCTCATCGTCGTCACCATCGTCTACGACCACCACCTCCACACGCCGATGTACTTCTTCCTCAGCAACCTCTCCTTCATCGACGTTTGCCATTCCTCAGTGGTCATGCCCAAGATGCTCGCGGACTTCTTGACGGAGACCAAGACCATCTCTTTTGGAGAATGCATAGGCCAGATGTTCTTCCTCCACCTCTTTGCCTGCACGGAGATCTTCCTCCTCACCATCATGGCCTACGACCGCTACGCCGCCATCTGCAATCCTCTCCATTACACGACCATCATGAGCCACCGGGTCTGCCTCCAGTTGGCCGTGGCCATGTGGTTGGGTGGCTTGGTCCACTCTGTTGCCCTGACCGCCCTGACGCTCAATTTGCCCTACTGCGGCCCCAACGCCATCGACAATTTCTTCTGCGACGTCCCTTTGGTCATCAAGCTGGCCTGCGCCGACACCTACGTCTTTGAAATCCTCATTGTCTCCAATTCAGGGCTGATCTCGGTCGTCTGCTTCGTGGTCCTGGTGGTTTCCTACGTGGTCATCCTCATCTCGCTGAGGAACCGCTTCTCTGAGGGGCGGCGGAAGGCTCTGTCGACTTGCGCCGCTCACCTGACCGTCGTGACCTTCTTCCTGGGGCACTGCATCTTCATCTACCTCCGGCCGGCCAAGAGTCTGGCAGCGGACAAAGTGGTTTCCGTTTTCTTCACGGCCGTCACGCCTCTGCTCAACCCAATCATCTACACCCTCCGCAATGAGGACATGCTGAGTGCTCTGAACAAACTCCGAGGGCGGCAGGTCACCTCTGGAGAGAAAGGGCATTAA